One genomic segment of Podarcis raffonei isolate rPodRaf1 chromosome 7, rPodRaf1.pri, whole genome shotgun sequence includes these proteins:
- the LOC128416911 gene encoding snaclec bitiscetin subunit beta-like: protein MKPHSVLMLYLGVLLLPVSEGNGLPEVKSRERRFLLGNILDWNKPPSRDNEVPASRDSSVVEPELFCQGGCLDGWISYLGQCYMFVQKRETWEEAERTCQRKVTGGHLTSVSSAEHNDFLVSLATYHGQQTAQFWTGGSHRKGSSLEWTDGSGANFLQRPLSSILHVFGEAINSILHSRICLKINLGGQGNWDGSDCKKKLPFVCSYKPNLTPP from the exons ATGAAGCCACATTCGGTTTTGATGCTCTACCTAGGAGTGCTGCTTCTCCCTGTATCTGAAG GTAATGGGCTTCCGGAGGTCAAGTCCCGCGAACGCCGGTTCTTGCTGGGAAACATTCTTGATTGGAACAAGCCTCCTTCCAGGGACAATGAGGTCCCAGCATCCCGCGACTCCTCTGTGGTCGAGCCAGAATTGTTTTGCCAAGGCGGCTGCCTTGATGGCTGGATAAGTTACCTGGGCCAGTGCTACATGTTTGTTCAGAAACGAGAGACATGGGAAGAAGCTGAG AGAACTTGCCAACGCAAAGTCACAGGTGGACATCTGACTAGCGTCTCAAGTGCAGAACACAATGACTTCCTTGTGAGTCTGGCGACTTACCACGGACAACAGACGGCCCAGTTCTGGACAGGAGGAAGCCACAGAAAG GGATCTTCGCTAGAATGGACGGATGGCTCCGGGGCAAATTTCCTTCAGCGTCCACTGAGCTCAATTCTTCATGTTTTTGGGGAAGCAATTAACAGTATTCTGCACAGTCGCATCTGCTTAAAGATAAATCTAGGAG GCCAGGGTAACTGGGACGGCTCTGATTGCAAAAAGAAGCTACCCTTCGTCTGCAGCTACAAACCCAACCTGACACCCCCATAA